A window of Luteolibacter flavescens contains these coding sequences:
- a CDS encoding RsmB/NOP family class I SAM-dependent RNA methyltransferase produces the protein MKSPRRAAVSILRAWTKGHAYAESLIERHASRNDLSAADRALLNAIVLGVLRNLRLLDHWIGELRKGRLDDETRDILRVGLCQLLILELPDHAAVFETVELGKSAGRGLINAVMRRAAATKKKLQDVSELPAAVVHSHPDWLLKRWSKAYGKSEALELMAFNNCPAPTIARWNPLVAADGTEQTPVEGLPDGYFQIEGPVPTELLAKGAIYIQDPATRHCVELLAPQPGERVLDACAAPGGKAFLIAAAQGGGRDLVCTDSNEKRLPRLRENLERLHITGTEIECHDWSTPAPEKWQGAFDAILLDVPCSNTGVFRRRVDVRWRLRPIDLKELPKLQRQIIENALPCLKPGGRLVYSTCSIEAEENAGLIEALLADHPELTLEASHQALPQRDGTDGAYAALLRVK, from the coding sequence ATGAAATCCCCGCGTCGTGCTGCTGTTTCCATTCTCCGGGCTTGGACGAAGGGCCATGCGTATGCCGAGAGCCTGATCGAGCGGCATGCTTCGCGGAATGACCTGTCCGCGGCGGACCGGGCGCTGCTGAATGCGATCGTGCTGGGGGTATTGCGGAACCTGCGGCTGCTGGACCACTGGATCGGCGAGCTGCGGAAGGGCCGGCTGGACGATGAGACGCGGGACATCCTGCGCGTGGGGCTTTGCCAACTGCTGATCCTGGAGCTGCCGGACCATGCGGCGGTCTTCGAGACCGTGGAGCTGGGGAAGAGCGCGGGGCGCGGGCTGATCAATGCGGTGATGCGCCGGGCGGCGGCGACGAAGAAGAAGCTGCAGGACGTCTCCGAGTTGCCGGCCGCGGTGGTGCATTCGCACCCGGACTGGCTGCTGAAGCGCTGGTCAAAGGCGTATGGCAAGTCGGAGGCGCTGGAGCTGATGGCTTTCAACAATTGTCCCGCGCCGACGATCGCGCGGTGGAATCCGCTGGTGGCGGCGGACGGCACGGAGCAGACGCCGGTGGAGGGCCTGCCGGACGGGTATTTCCAGATCGAGGGGCCGGTGCCGACGGAGCTGCTGGCAAAGGGCGCGATCTACATCCAGGACCCCGCGACGCGGCATTGCGTGGAGCTGCTGGCCCCGCAGCCGGGCGAGCGTGTGCTGGATGCCTGCGCGGCGCCGGGCGGGAAGGCCTTCCTCATCGCGGCGGCCCAGGGCGGCGGGCGGGATCTGGTCTGCACGGACTCGAATGAGAAGCGCCTGCCGCGCCTGCGGGAGAATCTGGAGCGCCTGCACATCACGGGCACGGAGATCGAGTGCCACGACTGGAGCACGCCGGCTCCGGAGAAGTGGCAGGGCGCCTTTGACGCGATCCTGCTGGACGTGCCGTGCTCGAATACGGGGGTCTTCCGCCGTCGCGTGGACGTGCGCTGGCGTCTCCGTCCCATCGACCTGAAGGAGCTGCCGAAGCTGCAGCGCCAGATCATCGAGAACGCGCTGCCCTGCCTGAAGCCGGGCGGGCGGCTGGTGTATTCCACGTGCTCGATCGAGGCGGAGGAGAATGCCGGGCTGATCGAGGCCCTGCTGGCGGATCACCCGGAGCTCACTTTGGAAGCCTCGCACCAGGCGCTGCCACAACGCGACGGGACGGACGGGGCCTACGCCGCGCTGCTGCGGGTGAAGTGA
- a CDS encoding dihydroneopterin aldolase, producing MGHLHQIEIRRLRVTCHIGVPDEERALPQHLLVTVRATVSASFHQLEDQIGRTLDYAELATSIQDLASCRPRHLVETLAADIAGLTLCHDIVTSVEVTVEKHILPDTECVAVHLRRDRGIV from the coding sequence ATGGGACATCTCCATCAGATAGAAATCCGCCGTCTCCGCGTCACCTGCCACATCGGCGTGCCGGATGAGGAGCGCGCGCTGCCGCAGCACCTGCTCGTCACCGTGCGGGCCACCGTTTCCGCCTCCTTTCACCAGTTGGAGGACCAGATCGGCCGCACGCTGGACTACGCCGAGCTGGCCACCTCCATCCAGGACCTCGCCTCCTGCCGCCCGCGTCATCTGGTGGAAACCCTCGCCGCGGACATCGCCGGGCTGACCCTCTGCCACGACATCGTCACTTCCGTGGAAGTCACTGTGGAAAAGCACATTCTGCCGGATACGGAATGCGTGGCTGTGCATCTCCGCCGCGATCGCGGAATTGTCTAA